TGACAAACTGCTAGAAAGACTCTGCATCACGGCTGGGTCTTGAAACTCTGCCAAATCCTCCAAAGCAACGATAAACTCTTTTGCCATTGGTATGCAGTCTTGTATTGGGGTGTGGAAGAAACCTAgatcttttttttgctgaggaagattgtccctgagctaacatctgtgccaaccttcctctctattttgtatgtgggtcgctgccacagcgtggctgccgATAGTGGTGTAGGTCCCTCCCGGGGAtggaacccaaccactaggccaccagggctggccccaaatctaGATCTTAAAGGAGAAACATAAGTGCTGCCTGGCCACGCAATTGCTACCAGGGACCAGGAGGCCCTCAGGCTCCCAGAAGAGTGGGTTGCGTCCCTTTGAGCTGAGCTCCCGAGTCCCAGCCCGAGGAGTGGGACTCTGCCTCCTtcagggccaggcagggcttATCACCTTTGTCACCAATCCATTCAAGGACTCGAGTGGCTTCCGAGAGGTCGAACGCATGGAAATCCTGGTACCTACACGACAGGAACAACACAACGTCGGCCGGTGCACGACACTGCACTGTTGTTAAGGAACTGAGCTGGCAGCACGGTTGGGTGGCTGGGGGCCCGGGCTCTGCAGCCAGGCCGCGCTGGGATCAAGTCTTGTTACACATTTTACCCGCTGCGCGCCTGGGACCAGGCCAGTCCCAATTCCCCGGAGCCTCGCTCCGCATCTGTAAGGTGGAACTCCCAGGGTACCCGGACTCCCCGAGGGTGATGCGAGGAATCAACGAGCTAACCCGCGTTCACGGCTGAACTCACAGGCTGGCGCAAGATAACTGCCCCCTTATGTTATTATCCTGCCAAGCACTGCCCTTAGCAGAACCTCACCCGACCTGCGCCCAGAGGAAGGCGCCGTGTCCCAGACCAGGCAgccgaggccccgccccgcggCCAGCGCCGCCCCATGCACGCCAGGATTCCCCACGCGCCCCACCCGCGCCCGCCCAGGCCCGGAGCCCACGTCCCAAGCCCACAGAATTTACAAGCGCAACGACTCCACCAGCCAGTCCTCCGCGGGCTCCATGGCAACTGTCGCGTCCGGTTCCTCACTTCCGCCGCCCCACTTCCGCCTCGGAACCTCCCTTGGCCCGCGCAGCCCTCTCGCGAGGAGTGTGCGCGGCCTGCCCTTGCCGGGGGGCGTGGCCTCTCGCCAGGGGCGGGGCGGAGAACTGTTGGGGCGCGGGCGCAGCCGCAGACGCGCCGTGCCTTCGCCCGGCTGGGTCAGGGCTTCTCTGGGTAAGAGCTCCAAGAAAAATGACGTAAAATCAGGGATTCCCAGGATGTCAGCTCCAGGTGAGCCTGAGGGACCAAATACCCGCCTGTTTTACGACCGGGTATTTGCAGATCAGAGGACCAAGGCCAACAGGACGCCCCGTTAAATTCGAATTTTGAGTATGTCCGTACAATATTTAGGACATCTTGTACGAAAAgattattgtttatctgaaattcgaATTTAAcggggtgtcctgtatttttacttGCTAACTCTGGCAACCTTACCCAAGGCAAGCGGAGAGAGGAAGCGGACAGCGGGGTCTGGATCCCAGCCCGGCGCTCTCCCTTGTGTGTGCCGGACACTCCCCTCAGAGCTTGGCGCGAGGAAGAAATAAGATGGGGTAAGCAAAGCCCCGCTGTGTAGTGCAGGCAGCTCCCTTTACAGGCGAGGAAACAGGAGAGACTTGCCTGTGCCAGTAGGTGGCAGAGGCGAGAGGAGAacccagcgcctggcacaggcCCTGGCATCCAGCAGGCGTTGAGTACCTGCTTGCTGAATGAGCGAATGAGTAGGAGTCCTGAGTCAGTGCCTGGCTAGTACCGTGGAGTGTTCTGGGCTTTTTGGAGCCAGCCCCATCTCACTGAAGACCCGGTCCTCCAGCCCCCTTTCCCTCCCATTCCGTCAAACCTGGCTGGAAGGAGAGGACCAGACATTCTATGTAAAGAGGAGGGTTTTATTCATAACTTCAACAGGGAAGCAAGACATACAGTAGGAACATAATTTGTGTCTGCATTGGCAATATTCCTGGTGACTCAACTAGAAATCACAGTAATGGAGTAACAACCGAGATTTGAGCCCAGGATTTACATCCAGATGGGGCCACTGCCAGGGTCCCATTCAGCACCTTCCCTGGGTGGGCACAAGCTAAGCCATGTCGTCCTGTCTTCCTCGTTAATGGCATCACTTCTGCAGCAATTGTACCAGCAGCCTCCTGTGCTGAAGGGGAACACACAGAGGAATTAACCTGGGCAGAAGGGGCAAATGATAGGGGCATCCTGCCATTCCTAAGGGCTAGGCATCCACAGAGGTAGGAGGGGTAGGCTCTCAGCTGAGGCAGGTCCCCCAGCACCTTTCTCCCTGAAGAAGGGCCTGAGAGGGGTTGGGGCAATGGTTTTCTCAGAATAACAGCCCCAACCTCAGAGAATGGGCACGACAGTCAAAGGACATCATGGAAGTAAAGTCCAAGTACAGTGCCTGGTCCTGGGCAAGAGTCAGTGTTTtcactcccccgcccccagctctgccccagccctCACTTCTGAAGCCCCATCCCCAAGGGCTAGGTACTGCTTTCTAGCTGTCTGCATGTTTCAGGCCTTTGACCAACAGCCCCAGAGGTGGCATTGTCTCCCTTCAGATTCAGCCAGCCCAAGCTCCTGCCCTTAGTGGCTGGGGGTTCTGTGCATCAGGAGAGTCAGTGAGATTGACTGGGGCTGGACCTTCTCTAGGGAATGCCCCTCCCTTCTTTCAAAACATACAGACTACATGCTAGGGATACAAAGGTGAGTCAGCAACAGGTGCTGCCAGGGGGCTCACGGACCGGTAATAGCACCCGTTTACTAAGTGCTttgtatgtgccaggcatcatccATTTGATGGATGAGAagatgaggcttagagaggttaactgacatttctaaggtcacacagctactaagcaGCTGGGTTATGAGCCTAGGACACTGTTGCCAGAACCCACATTCTACCACATCACACTGCCATTTTGCACACAGCAACAGAGGACCAGGGAAGGTGGAGTGGGGACAGCACCAGGAGCAGGGAATGGAAGAGCTGCCCCTCTACCAGGCTGGAGACTAAGGCGGCTGGGCTCCAGCTTTAGGGCCTTGAACCCCATAGGTCAGTGGTTTACAACCAGGGGTGATGTTGGCTCCCTCCCCCGTCCCCTCACCAGAGGACCTCTGGCAACATCTAGAGGCATTTTTCGTTGTCAAAATTGTGCGGTGGAGAGGGAGGATGCTCTAGTGGATGGAGACCAGGGAAGCTGCTACACTGCCTGCAATACACAGGCTAGCccccacaaccaagaattatccagcccagaATGTCAAGAGTGCTGAGGTTGAGACCCTGCCATGGGTCACTGAGGCAGATGAGAGACTGGGAAGAGCACTGGTCATGGTAAACAAGATCCAAACTCTGTCTTGGCTGATAACtgactcttctcttccctctctggggctcagggtCCCAACTCTGGCTACAAGGACATACAGGGCACTGCAAAGGTGGAAAACTGGGGTGCGGCAAATCTGTGTGGACTGGCGAGGGAAAGCCCTGCTGCAAGAGGCTGGGTAATCCTAGGCTCTGACTGTAAATTGGGCAATAGGTGAGGGGAACTTCTTCCCCTACTTCTTGCTCCATGGGGTTTGCTGGGAGGGTCAGCTTCCTTTCTTTGGAGTCCTCTCCCTTTGAGCTCTGATCACAGGGAGAGCCAGAAATCTCTGGCTTTCTGGGGCCCATCAGGCCCTGGTGGGGCAGTTACACCCTAAGCCCAGTGCTGGATCCAAGGGCAGCCCTGGCTGAGCCTGGCCTGGGCCCAAGGTGGGGGCCTGGCTCACCTGGGTGTGAGATGCTGGGCTGTCGAGGCTCAGGTCCAGAGCTTTCTTTAGCAGGAGGATCCTGAGCAGATCATGACTCAGCTGCAGCCTCTGGTCCCTCAGGGAGATGTGGGGAGCTGTCCCCAGTGGGGATGGGATGGCCAGACTCTTCTTGCCCATGAAGTGACCTAGAAATGAGATGCGGAGGCACAAAGAAGTCAGGGAGTGAGGATCCGATCCCAGTGGGGAAGTTCCTGACCTCTCCCATCTTTCAGTTCTCGTGGCAAGAAGATACAcaactttcctcctcctccttctcaccaAGGAGCTGCAAAGACCCCCGGGGTTGACAGCCTGTACCTCAGCTTTTCCTGAACAGGTAGAGAGGGTGGAGATGGCAtggctggaaggagggaggcatgGCCCAGGGCCAGGGAGAAACTCTGCCAGTTGTGCTCCCTGCTTAGAAGAGGGACAGGAAAGGGCAGGGAAGGAAGTGGAGAAGGAATAGGTGCCTGGAAGGTGGAGGTGCAGAGAGAAGACACGCCAGAGGTTAGAAGATTCAGTAGAATCTTGCCTAAGTAGAATCAGCTGGAGGGCAGATCTAGGCTCCAGCCCCAGGTCTGCTTTAAACTGGCTGAATACTCTTAGCCAAGTCACTGACCGATCTGGCTCTCAGGTTCCCCATCTGTTAAATTAGATGAGTTCCAGGGTTCCAACCAGCCGGGACACTAGTGTCCATGGCTGAAGAACAGCCAGAGAAGGAACATGGGGTCAGAGGAGGGTGAGGGGCGCCTGCCGGGGTCCCGAAGACTTACCGGTGGCCCAGAGGTTGCCCCGCGGGTGCACTCGGATCTTGCCGGCCCGGCTGCGGGGCTCCGGGAGATCCCAGCCGAGCGGGGCGGTGCTGGCCGCGAGCAGAGCGAAGAGCAGGAGGCCGCCGAACAGCCGCGCGCCCCCCGCCCGCAGGGTCATGGCTCTACCCGGCTCGCCTCGCCACCGCCCCAATGTGCGGCGCCCGCCTTCCCTTCTTTTAAACCCGCGCCCAGGGGGCGGAGCCTGTCCGGGAGGCGGAGCCTGCCCAGGGCCTGCCCCCGCGCTCCACCTGCTCCGCCTTCCCAGTCCCAGTGCTGCCCGCGAGCCCTCGGGTGGTGGTCTCTGTCCGCGACCCGCACGCCCGCACTCCTGCCCCCACGTGGGCACCGCTCCCTTAGGGCCTCTGTCCCAAGCTCGCCACCTTCAGGCTAAGGACCTGGCCCGGGGCAAGTGGGGTCCCCCGgtctccctccactcccaccgGCGTTGGGCCGACAGCAGTTCTTCGCCTCGGAGCTTCTCTTTGTAAGGGCGAAAGTGGGGGCGAGGACGCCTGCTCCTGTGTAACACTGGCGTCACAGCGTCCAGCAAAGGGCCAGGCGCCAGAGGGGCTCTGTAGGATGCCCATCGGCCCCTCCCGCAGGGCTCTGACCGTGCTCAACCCTCTTTGCACTCTCACTGCCAGCACTCAGGCAGAACGATGGATGCTGGGATAAGGCCCCCCAGGAATGGGCACCCCGCTGGGAAGAGCCTGGCCTGTCAGCCGGGCAACAGGCAGATCTCTGGGTCAGgggagtggaaagagcacaggtgTCCAGATACAAGTGTGTGAACTCGTTGAACCtctttcttcaactgtaaaatgggaataaccaCATTGccctatttttaataattttacatgttttagCACAATTATTTTGTGGCAGGAAGCCGCAGTCCTCTAGGACTGCCCTCTCACACTCAGcactctcctcctcccaaggTGCTGTCTAGACTTGTCTTGGAAAGAACTTCTGGGTCAGCAGCATCAGTGTAGGCAAAGACGGTGTGCTCCAGAATAATATGTTTATTTCTGCTTAATGTTTGGACTAAACACCAATGTTCAGAGCACTCTGCTAGgcacaggaggaggggagacaagAGGTAATTCCCCACTCCCAAGGGAGTTCATCTCATTGGAGAGACAGAACACAAAGGAGGGCGTGATGAAGGAGCGGGGTACAGACCAACCCCTGGACTCTGGACTCTTCCCTGAAACACTGCACAGTGTGGCTGTGACAGAACCTACTCCCCAGTCTGGCTCAATAACGGTACTTGTTATCATTCCTCTTGCATGTATCTAGCGCAGCAAGCCCTGCTAGCTCTATGGATCAGCATCCTAATAGCATTTATGAGAAGCTGATTGTCGCGCTCAGCTCCTGGGAGCATGACATGCAGGACAGGAGCGCTCCATTTCTGGCCCTGGCTTTTTCCCCGATCTCTTTGCTTCTCATCCCCCACCCTGGCATTTACACCTCTCTGCATTCTTGTCACTGCTTAGCCATGCTGTACAGATATAGCTCTTATCACCTTCCCATAATAATCATTCCCTTTGTgaccccctccctctcctctgcatCAACCACATACCATCCTCTCTTCTCTGGTCCACGGATGGAGAAACTAGTGGGAAAACATAGGAGCTGGTATTAATTGCTGCCTGATTTAAATGCTTGAAGGAACTTTATTGGGTAGATTTATCTTTCCTCATTTCATAGTTGGAAACAGGCTCACAGGTTGAGTCACTGCCCAGACGTCACACTGGAATCAGACTTTGGGTCTGTCTGGACCACTCTATCGGACACCCAAAGTTGTACAGGGCAGATGCTGCTTTCCCTAAACACACCCACACCTGCTTTACCATTCCAAGTTTAAACATTGCATTGGTGTAGATTTctcaggagggagggggagcaggcACTGCATT
The DNA window shown above is from Equus quagga isolate Etosha38 chromosome 2, UCLA_HA_Equagga_1.0, whole genome shotgun sequence and carries:
- the NMB gene encoding neuromedin-B isoform X1, giving the protein MTLRAGGARLFGGLLLFALLAASTAPLGWDLPEPRSRAGKIRVHPRGNLWATGHFMGKKSLAIPSPLGTAPHISLRDQRLQLSHDLLRILLLKKALDLSLDSPASHTQEAAGTIAAEVMPLTRKTGRHGLACAHPGKVLNGTLAVAPSGCKSWAQISVVTPLL
- the NMB gene encoding neuromedin-B isoform X2; protein product: MTLRAGGARLFGGLLLFALLAASTAPLGWDLPEPRSRAGKIRVHPRGNLWATGHFMGKKSLAIPSPLGTAPHISLRDQRLQLSHDLLRILLLKKALDLSLDSPASHTQHRRLLVQLLQK